The following are encoded together in the Gilvimarinus sp. DA14 genome:
- a CDS encoding DUF3649 domain-containing protein produces the protein MSHSGWRLASHIIAALFGGYLLALSASVLLAAVLPASRSDATLVAHLISFAVYVAAIVWAFAAPHHLRAWLNMLIPVLPLLAAGLWLSGFTL, from the coding sequence ATGTCCCACTCAGGTTGGCGTTTAGCCTCTCACATTATTGCGGCACTTTTTGGAGGCTATCTGTTAGCCTTATCCGCCAGTGTATTACTCGCCGCTGTGCTTCCCGCCTCACGCAGTGACGCCACACTCGTGGCTCACCTTATTAGCTTTGCGGTTTATGTCGCCGCTATTGTATGGGCTTTTGCCGCGCCGCATCACCTGCGTGCTTGGCTCAATATGCTGATACCTGTCCTGCCCTTATTGGCAGCGGGTTTGTGGTTGTCGGGGTTTACCCTGTGA
- a CDS encoding cellulase family glycosylhydrolase — MMFSTMKKLSTVAVLGASLSYMPLSNAQSADCSYTVVNDWGAGAIANIEITNTGPTPINGWHVNWEYQSNTVSNLWNANLSGSNPYSASNMSWNSGIQPGQTVSFGMQVNAPNGVETVEVTGDICGTASSSSSSSSSSSSSSSSSSSSSSSSSSSSSSSGGEGLTAVELTGEMGVGWNLGNTLDAIGGETAWGNPETTQALINSVADAGFKTIRVPVAWSKFSDPENFVIEQSWMNRVEEVVNYALNADMYVIMNIHWDEGWMQPTYAEQEYVNNRLAIMWEQIATHFEAYDDRLLFAGTNEVMVEGDYGTPTEEYYTVQNSFNQTFVDTVRATGGNNADRYIVVQGFNTNIDHTVNFAEIPNDPASDRLLMEVHYYDPYNFTLNQSSNITQWGSIATDPSVTETWANESYVDYQFSRMQTNFVNQGIGVILGEYGVISRQNVSDHEIYRNYWNEYITQSAVDHQLVPVYWDNGYAGNGGFALFDRYSGAEIEPELIDAITSAVAE, encoded by the coding sequence ATGATGTTTTCAACAATGAAAAAGCTCAGCACAGTGGCGGTGTTGGGCGCGAGCCTGAGTTATATGCCCTTATCTAATGCCCAGTCGGCCGATTGTAGCTATACAGTCGTTAATGATTGGGGCGCCGGTGCAATCGCAAATATTGAAATTACCAATACCGGCCCAACGCCCATTAACGGCTGGCACGTAAACTGGGAGTATCAATCAAACACCGTTAGCAATTTGTGGAATGCTAACCTGAGTGGTTCTAACCCCTACTCCGCTTCCAATATGAGTTGGAACAGCGGTATTCAGCCTGGTCAAACCGTAAGTTTTGGTATGCAGGTCAATGCCCCTAACGGGGTCGAGACGGTTGAGGTTACCGGCGATATCTGCGGCACCGCAAGCTCATCTTCTAGCAGCAGCTCTTCGTCAAGTTCCAGCAGCTCCTCTTCCAGTTCCAGCAGTTCGTCGTCAAGCTCCAGTAGCTCGTCGTCCGGCGGTGAAGGATTAACCGCGGTAGAGTTGACCGGTGAGATGGGCGTGGGCTGGAACCTGGGTAATACCCTGGATGCCATTGGCGGTGAGACTGCCTGGGGTAACCCAGAAACGACTCAAGCGCTGATTAATTCAGTGGCGGATGCAGGCTTTAAAACCATTCGCGTGCCAGTGGCCTGGAGCAAGTTCTCGGACCCCGAGAATTTTGTGATCGAGCAAAGCTGGATGAACCGCGTAGAAGAGGTGGTTAACTACGCCTTGAACGCGGATATGTATGTGATTATGAACATTCACTGGGACGAAGGTTGGATGCAACCCACCTATGCCGAGCAGGAGTACGTGAATAATCGCCTGGCTATCATGTGGGAGCAAATTGCCACACACTTTGAGGCCTACGATGATCGCCTGCTGTTTGCCGGTACCAATGAAGTCATGGTTGAAGGCGACTATGGCACGCCGACCGAAGAGTATTACACCGTGCAAAACAGCTTTAACCAGACGTTTGTGGATACGGTGCGGGCTACCGGTGGCAATAACGCCGATCGCTATATCGTGGTACAGGGTTTTAACACCAATATTGATCACACGGTCAACTTTGCCGAGATTCCCAACGACCCTGCTAGCGACCGTTTGTTGATGGAGGTGCACTACTATGACCCCTACAACTTTACCCTTAACCAAAGCAGTAATATTACCCAGTGGGGCTCAATTGCCACTGACCCAAGCGTGACCGAGACCTGGGCCAACGAATCTTATGTGGATTATCAGTTCAGCCGCATGCAGACAAATTTCGTTAATCAGGGTATTGGCGTAATTTTGGGTGAGTACGGGGTAATCTCCCGCCAGAACGTGTCGGATCACGAGATTTACCGGAACTACTGGAACGAGTACATCACTCAATCGGCGGTTGACCACCAGTTGGTGCCTGTGTATTGGGATAACGGCTACGCCGGAAACGGCGGCTTTGCGTTGTTTGACCGCTACAGCGGCGCCGAGATTGAGCCAGAGTTGATCGACGCCATTACCAGCGCGGTCGCTGAATAA
- a CDS encoding glycoside hydrolase family 43 protein: MLKILARSLPIAALTLILNACVSKPESKTGYIFSSFRGNGESGLHLAYSRDGYHWQALNGDQPVLQSTVGQGLMRDPCIIQGPDGRYHMVWTTGWWDKGIGIAHSDNLIDWSEPEFIAVMAHEPTARNSWAPEIIWDDEREQYLIYWASTIPGRFPATEDTGDDGLNHRIYYTATKDFKHYSETQLFYQPDFNVIDSTIVKDGDEYVMVLKDETRHPPAKYLQVTRSNSLYGPWQTPLEPFTPTDLWVEGPTILRLPDSWLVYYDEYTSKAFGAMKTQDFIHWEDVSDQIKMPEGSRHGTVLQVSETALAPLLALDKNTASHSEQSLAP, translated from the coding sequence ATGCTCAAAATTCTCGCTCGCTCACTCCCAATAGCTGCCTTAACACTAATACTTAACGCCTGCGTCAGTAAACCAGAGTCAAAAACCGGCTATATTTTCAGCTCCTTTCGCGGTAATGGCGAGAGCGGCTTACATCTGGCATACAGCCGCGACGGCTACCATTGGCAAGCGCTGAATGGCGACCAACCAGTTTTGCAATCCACCGTAGGACAGGGCCTGATGCGCGACCCCTGTATTATTCAGGGCCCTGATGGTCGCTACCATATGGTGTGGACCACCGGCTGGTGGGATAAGGGCATTGGCATCGCTCATTCGGATAACCTGATTGATTGGAGCGAACCCGAGTTTATTGCCGTCATGGCCCACGAACCCACTGCCCGCAATAGCTGGGCACCGGAAATCATATGGGATGATGAACGCGAGCAGTATTTGATTTACTGGGCCAGCACCATACCCGGCCGCTTTCCCGCTACCGAAGATACGGGCGACGATGGACTTAACCACCGCATTTATTACACCGCCACCAAAGACTTTAAACACTACAGCGAGACCCAGCTGTTTTACCAGCCGGACTTTAACGTGATTGACTCAACCATCGTAAAAGACGGTGATGAGTATGTGATGGTGTTAAAAGACGAAACCCGCCACCCGCCGGCCAAGTACTTACAAGTCACTCGCAGCAACAGCTTATACGGCCCTTGGCAGACACCGCTTGAACCCTTTACTCCCACAGACTTATGGGTAGAGGGCCCAACAATACTGCGCCTGCCCGATAGCTGGTTGGTCTATTACGACGAGTACACCAGCAAAGCCTTTGGCGCGATGAAAACCCAGGACTTTATTCATTGGGAAGATGTGAGCGACCAGATTAAAATGCCCGAGGGCAGCCGCCACGGTACGGTGCTTCAAGTGTCTGAAACAGCCCTGGCGCCTCTACTGGCTTTGGATAAAAACACGGCGTCTCACTCGGAACAATCACTGGCTCCCTAA
- a CDS encoding TonB-dependent siderophore receptor has translation MTTPIMARRAYGPSFALLTLSVAISAATHAQTLTDEEKAKADAAIEEMIVTSRFTTNDRLDTATGLGLTLYETPQSVSVMTSQRIFDQDLRTLTDVVNNAPGVSARGLDSSRQSFSARGFSIDNYQIDGIPMTWSSGGDAGETQSNTALYERIEVVRGATGLLTGAGNPSASVNLVRKHADSKVLTGSVNASVGRWDTYTATADVGTALNRSGSVRGRVVANYEEGDSFRDLAGDETSVFYGVVDADVTDNLLVRVGASYQDNEPTASTWGGLPVWFSDGGRTDWERSKTIGADWTSWASTVQNQFADLIYNFNDDWRLKLNVNRNVNEADLLLIYMSGTVDRDTGMGLNPSPYNAETERDQISYSAQLSGNYSLFGNEHELTLGAISSDQDFISQTRARSDVAPIGNFYEWDGSYPQPTWGEQSVASEVNTKQDGFYGATRLSLTDEFKVILGGRISNWEQTGQNYGTPVDLGDDNVFTPYAGMVYELTEQHSLYASYTEIFQPQSERDRNGDYLDPIEGINYEVGVKSRFFNDALHTTVTLFNVVQENLAQPDVGQTVPGTEPPVQASYGADGAESTGIELEMVGEIADGWDVSLSYTAFEAEDADGEPVNTNQPDQLIKLYTTYQFGGALDKLTVAGGVNWQGENYTDTTNPVTGQDERLEQDAYALVSLMTRYDITSQLSVQLNVDNLLDETYYSQIGFYNQLEYGEPRNVTASLSYQF, from the coding sequence ATGACCACACCTATTATGGCGCGCCGCGCCTATGGCCCTAGCTTTGCCCTACTGACACTGAGTGTCGCCATCAGCGCCGCAACTCACGCGCAAACACTGACTGATGAGGAAAAGGCAAAAGCCGATGCGGCCATCGAAGAGATGATCGTAACCAGCAGATTCACCACCAACGATCGCCTGGATACAGCGACTGGCCTTGGTTTGACCCTATACGAAACGCCGCAATCAGTGAGCGTAATGACCAGCCAACGTATTTTTGACCAAGATTTACGCACCCTGACCGATGTGGTTAACAACGCCCCAGGCGTATCGGCACGTGGTTTGGACAGCTCTCGACAGAGTTTCTCTGCGCGCGGTTTCTCTATCGACAACTACCAAATTGATGGCATCCCCATGACCTGGAGTTCGGGTGGCGATGCTGGCGAAACTCAATCAAATACCGCCCTTTACGAGCGCATTGAAGTTGTGCGTGGCGCCACCGGCTTACTAACGGGCGCGGGTAACCCATCTGCCTCTGTCAATTTGGTACGTAAACACGCCGACAGCAAGGTACTGACTGGTTCAGTGAATGCTTCCGTGGGCCGCTGGGATACCTACACGGCCACCGCTGATGTGGGTACCGCGCTTAACCGCTCGGGCAGTGTTCGTGGTCGTGTGGTCGCTAACTACGAAGAGGGAGACTCATTTCGCGATTTAGCCGGCGATGAAACCAGCGTGTTCTACGGCGTTGTCGATGCCGATGTGACCGACAACTTGCTGGTGCGTGTGGGCGCGAGCTATCAAGACAATGAACCAACGGCCTCAACCTGGGGTGGGCTGCCGGTGTGGTTTAGTGATGGCGGTCGTACCGACTGGGAGCGCTCTAAAACCATTGGTGCGGACTGGACCTCTTGGGCCTCTACCGTGCAGAACCAATTCGCCGATTTAATTTATAACTTTAACGACGATTGGCGTTTAAAGCTGAACGTTAATCGCAATGTGAATGAAGCCGATCTACTGCTGATTTACATGTCGGGCACGGTCGATCGCGACACAGGTATGGGATTGAACCCCTCCCCCTACAACGCCGAAACCGAACGCGACCAAATCAGCTATAGCGCACAGCTAAGTGGCAATTACTCGCTCTTCGGCAATGAGCACGAGCTGACCTTAGGTGCGATCAGCAGTGATCAGGACTTTATCTCTCAAACTCGCGCGCGCAGCGACGTAGCACCAATTGGCAACTTTTATGAATGGGATGGCAGCTACCCTCAACCTACCTGGGGTGAGCAGTCTGTTGCCTCAGAGGTAAACACTAAGCAAGATGGTTTTTACGGCGCCACTCGCCTATCACTGACCGATGAGTTTAAAGTGATTTTAGGTGGCCGTATTTCGAATTGGGAGCAAACCGGCCAAAACTACGGCACGCCAGTTGATTTGGGTGATGACAATGTTTTTACGCCATACGCTGGTATGGTGTATGAGCTGACCGAACAGCACTCGCTGTACGCCAGTTACACCGAGATTTTTCAGCCGCAAAGTGAGCGCGATCGCAATGGCGACTACCTGGACCCAATTGAAGGCATCAACTACGAAGTCGGTGTAAAAAGTCGTTTCTTCAACGACGCCCTGCACACAACAGTTACCCTGTTTAATGTCGTGCAGGAAAACCTGGCGCAGCCGGATGTGGGACAAACCGTTCCCGGCACTGAACCGCCTGTTCAGGCATCCTATGGCGCAGACGGCGCTGAATCCACGGGTATAGAACTGGAAATGGTAGGTGAGATAGCCGACGGCTGGGATGTAAGCTTAAGCTATACCGCGTTTGAGGCGGAAGATGCCGATGGCGAGCCCGTTAACACCAATCAGCCTGACCAGTTGATTAAGCTGTACACCACTTATCAGTTTGGTGGTGCGCTGGACAAGCTTACGGTTGCCGGCGGTGTTAACTGGCAAGGTGAAAACTACACCGATACCACAAACCCGGTTACCGGCCAAGATGAGCGTTTGGAGCAAGATGCTTACGCACTGGTGAGCTTAATGACTCGCTACGACATTACTTCACAGCTTTCTGTGCAGCTGAACGTGGATAACCTACTGGATGAAACCTACTACAGCCAGATTGGTTTCTACAACCAGCTTGAGTATGGCGAGCCGCGCAACGTCACGGCCTCGCTGAGCTACCAGTTCTAA
- a CDS encoding DUF3325 family protein — protein sequence MNGILSFSLLLLCAAAFTGFALASAKVRWQLQKTGSSFAITPVRLRALSWLLIIIACVFALNLRSLGIGLAQLAGCASAAAIVALLAANFRPRLLPPLALGFALLASLMSTASVLVSLWA from the coding sequence ATGAACGGGATTTTATCGTTTAGCCTTCTATTGCTTTGCGCGGCAGCGTTTACCGGCTTTGCGTTGGCGAGCGCCAAAGTGCGCTGGCAATTGCAAAAAACCGGCAGCTCATTTGCTATCACGCCTGTCAGGTTGCGCGCCTTATCCTGGTTGTTAATAATTATTGCCTGTGTCTTTGCGCTAAACTTGCGAAGCTTGGGTATTGGCTTGGCCCAGTTAGCGGGCTGCGCTTCGGCGGCGGCAATCGTCGCCTTGCTGGCCGCCAATTTTCGACCGAGATTGCTGCCGCCTCTGGCGTTGGGTTTCGCCCTATTGGCATCACTCATGTCTACAGCGAGTGTGTTGGTCTCGCTGTGGGCATAA
- a CDS encoding PepSY domain-containing protein, with translation MNNSSAKSSGFRPAMTWVHTWAGLTLGWILYLIFVTGTAGYFDTELDRWMQPELPPIQHVNASHTAQAIVARMQEQAPGAERWFISLPTDRNIPYPNVFWQGASTDMGASAASGRVLLDAQTAEPLEPRATGGGQTLYQMHWRLHYLSRQYSDKIIGIATLFMMVGLITGIIIHKNIFVDFFTLRLGKGRRSWLDAHNFLSVFALPFHLMITYSGLLFLGFSLMPFIVSSQYPEDGRRQFYAEVFDPPGLIEPAGQQAPLINIAPLMAQLEQHWGAGRVQTLDIHHPGDKNARIVAYQSISDTVSTSAERRVYDGVSGELLHIQPADSSKAKQVRDVFLGLHEGLFAQPLLRWLYFLSGLMGTGMVATGLILWSVKRRQKAERKNAAAVKGLRLVEVLNAGTIVGLPVAIACYFAANRLLPVTMASRAAWEVHTLFMVWLVLLLWVAVRPRARVWQELLMLASASYLLLPLLNAITTERGLIRSVAQGDWVFAGVDLAFAILGGCFGWCAWRVHRLKATSRSGATP, from the coding sequence GTGAATAATTCTTCAGCGAAATCCAGTGGTTTTCGCCCCGCCATGACCTGGGTACATACCTGGGCCGGTTTAACCCTTGGCTGGATACTTTACTTAATATTTGTGACCGGCACCGCCGGTTATTTTGATACCGAGCTGGACCGCTGGATGCAGCCCGAGTTGCCGCCGATACAGCACGTAAATGCCTCGCACACAGCACAGGCCATTGTCGCGCGTATGCAAGAGCAAGCGCCGGGGGCGGAGCGCTGGTTTATCAGTTTGCCCACCGATCGCAACATACCCTACCCCAACGTATTTTGGCAGGGCGCCTCTACCGATATGGGGGCCAGTGCCGCCAGCGGTCGTGTACTGCTGGATGCGCAAACCGCCGAACCACTCGAACCCCGCGCCACCGGCGGTGGGCAGACCTTGTATCAAATGCATTGGCGGCTTCATTATTTATCGCGCCAGTACAGCGACAAAATCATCGGTATTGCCACGCTGTTTATGATGGTGGGTTTAATTACCGGCATTATTATTCACAAGAATATTTTCGTTGATTTTTTTACTTTACGTTTAGGTAAAGGGCGTCGATCCTGGCTCGACGCGCACAATTTTTTAAGTGTGTTTGCGCTGCCCTTTCACTTAATGATTACGTATTCGGGGCTGTTGTTTTTAGGCTTTTCGCTTATGCCCTTTATTGTCTCATCGCAATACCCAGAGGACGGTCGCAGACAGTTTTACGCTGAAGTTTTCGATCCGCCGGGTTTGATTGAGCCCGCAGGGCAACAAGCGCCCCTGATAAATATTGCCCCATTAATGGCGCAGCTTGAGCAGCATTGGGGCGCAGGCCGCGTGCAGACCTTGGATATTCATCACCCGGGCGATAAAAATGCGCGCATTGTCGCTTACCAAAGTATTTCCGATACCGTTAGCACCAGCGCTGAGCGACGGGTATATGATGGCGTAAGTGGCGAGCTTCTGCATATTCAGCCCGCCGATTCATCAAAGGCCAAGCAAGTGCGAGATGTTTTTTTGGGGCTGCACGAGGGGTTGTTTGCTCAACCACTGCTGCGTTGGCTGTATTTTTTATCGGGGCTTATGGGCACCGGCATGGTCGCGACTGGCTTAATTCTGTGGTCAGTAAAAAGGCGGCAAAAAGCCGAGCGTAAAAACGCCGCTGCGGTTAAAGGTTTACGCTTAGTCGAAGTGCTAAACGCCGGCACGATTGTCGGTTTGCCCGTTGCTATTGCCTGCTATTTTGCCGCCAATCGATTGCTTCCAGTCACTATGGCCAGTCGCGCCGCGTGGGAGGTTCATACGTTATTTATGGTTTGGCTGGTGCTTTTGTTGTGGGTGGCGGTAAGGCCCAGGGCACGGGTATGGCAAGAGTTATTAATGCTGGCGAGCGCCTCTTATTTGTTATTGCCGCTTCTGAATGCGATCACGACCGAGCGCGGTTTAATTCGCAGTGTGGCTCAAGGCGACTGGGTTTTTGCGGGCGTTGATTTGGCATTTGCCATACTGGGGGGCTGTTTTGGTTGGTGCGCCTGGCGGGTGCATCGGTTAAAAGCGACTAGCCGGTCGGGAGCAACACCATGA